From a region of the Triticum aestivum cultivar Chinese Spring chromosome 7D, IWGSC CS RefSeq v2.1, whole genome shotgun sequence genome:
- the LOC123168666 gene encoding triphosphate tunnel metalloenzyme 3 (The sequence of the model RefSeq protein was modified relative to this genomic sequence to represent the inferred CDS: added 10 bases not found in genome assembly) — translation MEVEIKLRLPDAAAHGRLSTFLAPRLLRTDAQRNVFFDAAARPLAAATAALRVRLYGPDDRAPSRAVLALKRRPRIHAGVSRVEEIEELLDPALALACVDDPARLGAVDSPIVRLVSDEYGVGGDKAPFVCLGGFRNTRGVYELGEGEGQGLVLELDETHFDFGTNYELECETAEPDQAKEVLERLLTVAGVPYEYSRSNKFASFMAGKLLP, via the coding sequence AGATCAAGCTCCGGCTCCCGGACGCGGCCGCGCACGGGCGCCTCTCCACCTTCCTCGCGCCCCGCCTGCTCCGCACCGACGCCCAGCGCAACGTCTTCTTCGACGCCGCCGCGcggcccctcgccgccgccaccgccgcgctcCGCGTCCGCCTCTACGGCCCCGACGACCGCGCCCCCTCCCGCGCCGTGCTCGCGCTCAAGCGCCGCCCGCGCATCCACGCCGGCGTCAGCCGCGTCGAGGAGATCGAAGAGCTCCTCGACCCGGCCCTCGCCCTCGCATGCGTCGACGACCCCGCCCGCCTCGGCGCCGTCGACTCCCCCATCGTCCGGCTCGTCTCCGACGAGTACGGCGTCGGCGGGGACAAAGCGCCGTTCGTCTGCCTCGGCGGCTTCCGGAACACGCGCGGCGTGTATGAGCTCGGGGAGGGCGAGGGGCAGGGGCTCGTGCTGGAGCTCGACGAGACGCACTTCGATTTCGGGACCAACTACGAGCTCGAGTGCGAGACCGCGGAGCCAGACCAGGCCAAGGAGGTCCTCGAGCGGCTGCTCACGGTGGCTGGGGTGCCGTATGAGTACTCCCGGAGCAATAAGTTCGCGTCCTTCATGGCCGGGAAGCTGCTTCCATGA
- the LOC123168448 gene encoding pathogenesis-related protein PRB1-3: MEYCYSSKLAWSLVLAFAMAAAITSPCAAQNAPADFVSLHNSSRALVGVGPVTWDTTVANYALSYANQRKADCSLVHSGGTYGENIFWGSAGGTWTASSAVTMWTDEKQFYDYATNTCATNKVCGHYTQVVWTSSTSIGCARVVCDSNRGVFIICNYSLRGNIAGQKPY, translated from the coding sequence ATGGAGTACTGCTACTCTTCGAAGCTGGCCTGGTCCCTGGTCCTCGCCTTCGCCATGGCAGCCGCCATCACCTCGCCGTGCGCTGCCCAGAACGCCCCGGCGGACTTCGTGAGCCTCCACAACTCTTCGCGCGCGCTTGTCGGCGTCGGGCCGGTGACATGGGACACCACGGTGGCGAATTACGCGCTGAGCTACGCGAACCAGCGCAAAGCCGACTGCAGCCTGGTGCACTCCGGCGGGACGTACGGGGAGAACATCTTCTGGGGCTCCGCCGGCGGCACCTGGACGGCGTCGAGCGCCGTCACCATGTGGACCGACGAGAAGCAGTTCTACGACTACGCCACCAACACCTGCGCGACCAACAAGGTGTGCGGCCATTACACCCAGGTGGTGTGGACGTCCTCCACGTCCATCGGCTGCGCGCGCGTCGTCTGCGACAGCAACCGCGGCGTGTTCATCATCTGCAACTACAGCCTGCGGGGCAACATCGCCGGACAGAAACCCTACTAG